From the Spiroplasma chrysopicola DF-1 genome, one window contains:
- the rnc gene encoding ribonuclease III, whose protein sequence is MTFHLQNPAHLFNNLQKYFEQYQIKIKNEQFYFKALTHNSYANENNLNYTYQRLEFLGDAILQKEVSLYLFLKFPEMNEGEITSLRSKMVREVTLAELTRNINLGQFLLIGKGEIKTKGYEKDRILADIYESMIAALYLDLGEEAVRYFIEQTLLKMVSDTDFLEQIRDYKTELQEFLQAGDSRVLEYKLIGEEILEGNRSIYTVVAEIDKVRYGQGQGYTHKSAEQFAAQDALQKLAKTNLITKN, encoded by the coding sequence ATGACATTTCATTTGCAAAACCCTGCCCACTTATTTAATAATTTACAAAAGTATTTTGAACAGTATCAAATTAAGATTAAAAATGAGCAATTTTATTTTAAAGCTTTAACTCATAATTCATATGCGAATGAAAATAATCTTAATTATACATATCAGCGCCTAGAATTTTTGGGTGATGCTATTTTACAAAAAGAGGTATCACTATATTTATTTTTAAAATTTCCTGAAATGAATGAAGGAGAAATTACAAGTTTAAGAAGTAAAATGGTTCGAGAAGTAACATTGGCAGAATTAACACGTAATATTAATTTGGGACAATTTCTTTTAATTGGTAAAGGGGAAATCAAAACTAAGGGATATGAAAAAGATCGGATTTTAGCCGATATTTATGAATCAATGATTGCTGCTCTTTATCTTGATTTAGGAGAAGAAGCAGTGCGATATTTTATTGAGCAAACATTACTAAAGATGGTTTCTGACACTGATTTTTTAGAACAAATCCGCGATTACAAAACAGAGTTACAAGAATTTTTACAAGCAGGTGATAGCCGAGTTTTAGAGTATAAATTAATTGGGGAAGAGATTTTAGAAGGTAATCGATCAATTTATACTGTTGTTGCGGAAATTGATAAGGTTCGTTATGGGCAAGGACAAGGTTATACCCATAAAAGTGCTGAACAATTTGCTGCGCAAGATGCTTTGCAAAAACTAGCAAAAACTAATTTAATAACAAAAAATTAA
- the plsX gene encoding phosphate acyltransferase PlsX encodes MHKIAIDMMGTDLGIPPIVDALKVFVKKYSDVFFVLVGDKAVIKEGLHNKKINPSRYEIFHTSEVIAMTEGMMEVRRKPDSSMVRSAELLANDKVEAFVSGGSTAAYLSACHFIIGELEGINRPAFMPFIPTIKKGKSVMMLDVGANLENNARDLVNFALMATVYAKVIMNLNSPTVGLLNIGHEESKGKDYHKEAYKMLQVNNNINFYGNIEPRDITSNIVDIIVTDGFTGNVALKTLEGMAKNLMAVLKQELTKNIFRKLKALSLRKAFRGVRETFDYRNNASALMLGLKKVAVKTHGSSDAKSWISTLEMTRKAIINDFVKKIEAEIKKGV; translated from the coding sequence ATGCACAAAATTGCAATTGATATGATGGGAACAGATTTGGGAATCCCCCCAATTGTTGATGCTTTAAAAGTTTTTGTTAAAAAATATTCAGATGTTTTCTTTGTCTTAGTTGGGGATAAAGCAGTGATTAAAGAAGGGCTCCATAATAAAAAAATTAATCCAAGTCGGTATGAAATTTTTCATACTAGTGAAGTAATTGCAATGACAGAAGGAATGATGGAAGTCCGTCGTAAACCAGATAGTTCAATGGTTCGTAGTGCGGAGTTATTAGCAAATGATAAGGTAGAAGCTTTTGTATCAGGAGGTTCAACAGCAGCTTATTTATCGGCTTGTCATTTTATTATTGGGGAATTAGAAGGAATTAATCGTCCAGCTTTTATGCCTTTTATTCCAACAATTAAAAAAGGTAAAAGTGTTATGATGTTAGATGTTGGAGCTAATTTAGAGAATAATGCACGTGATTTAGTTAATTTTGCATTAATGGCAACTGTTTATGCAAAAGTAATTATGAATTTAAATAGTCCAACCGTTGGACTATTAAATATTGGTCATGAAGAATCAAAAGGAAAAGACTATCATAAAGAAGCCTATAAAATGTTACAGGTAAATAATAATATTAATTTTTATGGTAATATTGAGCCTCGTGATATTACAAGTAATATTGTCGATATTATTGTTACCGATGGCTTTACAGGTAATGTTGCCTTAAAAACATTAGAGGGGATGGCTAAAAATTTAATGGCTGTTTTAAAGCAAGAATTAACAAAAAATATTTTTCGAAAATTAAAAGCCTTAAGTTTACGAAAAGCCTTTCGTGGTGTTCGTGAAACATTTGACTATCGTAATAATGCCTCGGCATTAATGTTGGGGCTAAAAAAAGTAGCGGTTAAAACCCATGGTAGTAGTGATGCTAAATCATGAATTAGTACACTAGAAATGACTAGAAAAGCTATAATCAATGATTTTGTTAAAAAAATTGAAGCTGAAATTAAAAAAGGAGTATAA
- a CDS encoding polyribonucleotide nucleotidyltransferase: protein MAKQIFKKIINNKEITVEHGQLAKQASGSILIRLGKTVILATATTNPTPTELDFFPLTVVFQEKLYSVGKIPGGFLKREGKPSEYGILSARVIDRALRPLFSENFRNEVQIVINVLAVDNDHDVRIASLFGASLALGISKIPFNGPVASALVTIDEKNQIIVMPTLEQLNNGRMELIVAGTENEINMVEAGCQQSSEEEVLQAIMVGHQFIKELNAFQSEIISAVGESKMVVELFTIREEISNFVQQHYADQLIKAAQIREKIERYQTISEIEKQAIVKFPWSEEKDEKLKRRMLLELSTCLKNVVRDEIRHQITVQKLRLDNRQLDEIRPLDSEIDLLPIVHGSALFTRGETQVLSIVTLGALGENQIIDGITDEEGKRFMHHYNFPPFSVGETGRMGAPSRREIGHGALGEKALLQILPSEKEFPYTIRIVSEVLESNGSTSQAAICASTLALMAAGVPIKTPVVGIAMGLVKNDENYTILTDIQGMEDHLGDMDFKVAGTKDGICALQMDIKISGITQEILWEALLAAKKARTTLLANILATIPAPRIELAPTAPKMKTFMIPVEKIRDVIGTGGKTITSIIEKSNNVKIDIEDDGQVTIYHKDYEAINRAYQLIKDIVFPVEINQELIGTVVKIEKFGAFVNLKENLDGLIHISKLADHRVEKTEDIVNVNDQVKVKVIELDSKGKIKLKLLEVIKSK, encoded by the coding sequence ATGGCAAAGCAAATATTTAAAAAAATAATTAATAATAAGGAAATTACCGTTGAACATGGCCAGTTAGCAAAACAAGCAAGTGGTTCAATTTTAATTCGTTTAGGTAAAACTGTTATTTTGGCAACTGCTACAACAAATCCAACTCCAACAGAATTAGATTTTTTCCCCTTAACAGTTGTATTTCAAGAAAAGTTATATTCAGTTGGAAAAATCCCAGGTGGGTTTTTAAAACGCGAAGGAAAACCTTCCGAATATGGAATTTTATCAGCACGAGTAATTGATCGGGCATTACGACCATTATTTTCCGAAAACTTCCGTAATGAGGTGCAAATTGTCATTAATGTCTTAGCTGTTGATAATGATCATGATGTTCGAATTGCCAGTTTATTTGGGGCTTCATTAGCTTTAGGAATATCAAAAATTCCCTTCAATGGCCCCGTAGCTAGCGCCTTAGTAACAATTGATGAAAAAAATCAAATCATTGTGATGCCAACATTAGAACAATTAAATAATGGGCGTATGGAATTGATTGTTGCTGGAACCGAAAATGAAATTAATATGGTTGAAGCTGGTTGCCAACAATCATCCGAAGAAGAAGTCTTGCAGGCAATAATGGTGGGTCATCAGTTTATTAAAGAATTAAATGCTTTCCAATCTGAAATTATTAGCGCCGTTGGTGAATCTAAAATGGTAGTTGAATTATTTACAATTCGAGAGGAAATCAGCAATTTTGTGCAGCAACATTATGCTGATCAATTAATTAAAGCTGCCCAAATTCGTGAAAAAATTGAACGCTATCAGACAATTAGCGAAATTGAAAAACAAGCAATTGTCAAATTTCCTTGGTCAGAAGAAAAGGATGAAAAATTAAAACGCCGAATGTTGTTAGAATTATCAACGTGTTTAAAAAATGTTGTTCGCGATGAAATTCGTCATCAAATTACTGTTCAAAAATTACGCTTAGATAATCGTCAGCTAGATGAAATTCGACCGTTAGATAGTGAAATTGATTTATTACCAATTGTGCATGGTAGTGCTTTATTTACAAGAGGAGAGACACAAGTTCTATCTATTGTTACTTTAGGGGCATTAGGGGAAAACCAAATTATTGATGGCATTACTGATGAAGAAGGTAAACGTTTTATGCATCATTATAATTTTCCGCCTTTTTCAGTTGGAGAAACTGGGCGAATGGGAGCACCATCACGTCGTGAAATTGGTCATGGGGCTCTTGGCGAAAAGGCGTTATTACAAATCCTACCAAGCGAAAAAGAGTTCCCTTATACAATTCGAATTGTTTCAGAAGTATTAGAATCAAATGGATCAACTTCGCAAGCCGCAATTTGTGCTTCAACATTAGCATTAATGGCAGCAGGGGTCCCAATTAAAACCCCAGTTGTTGGAATAGCTATGGGTCTTGTTAAAAATGATGAAAATTACACTATTTTAACAGATATTCAAGGAATGGAAGATCACTTAGGAGATATGGACTTTAAAGTTGCTGGTACAAAAGATGGAATTTGTGCTTTACAAATGGATATTAAGATCAGTGGAATTACACAAGAAATTTTATGAGAAGCTTTATTAGCGGCAAAAAAAGCTCGCACAACATTATTAGCAAACATCTTAGCAACAATTCCGGCACCGCGAATAGAATTAGCCCCAACAGCTCCAAAAATGAAAACATTTATGATTCCAGTTGAAAAGATTCGGGATGTAATTGGGACAGGGGGAAAAACCATTACCAGCATTATTGAAAAATCAAATAATGTTAAAATTGATATTGAAGATGATGGTCAAGTGACAATTTATCATAAAGACTATGAGGCAATAAATAGGGCTTATCAATTAATTAAAGATATAGTTTTCCCTGTTGAAATAAATCAAGAATTAATTGGAACAGTTGTTAAAATTGAAAAATTTGGGGCATTTGTTAATTTAAAAGAAAATCTAGATGGGTTAATTCATATTTCCAAACTAGCTGATCATCGCGTTGAAAAAACCGAAGATATTGTTAATGTCAATGACCAAGTTAAAGTTAAAGTAATTGAACTTGATAGTAAAGGAAAAATCAAACTTAAATTATTAGAAGTAATAAAAAGCAAATAG